GGTTAGTGCAATAATAACGGATAGATTCCTGCTTTCCATACAGCATTGCAGTTGTTTCATGGAACTCATTTGATTTACTGGAAAACAGTTCCTTTAACTTCACAGTATCACCTTTTTTGATGGCCTGCCTCGGCCGGGTTTCTTTTCCTTTGGCTATTGATATGCCATACAGGACTTTTTTGCTTTAGAAATAAGGTGCATTATTGCATCTTCCGAATGATTGCACTGTTCCAATTGTACCAATGCAGGAACAGAAAGAAAGTAACGGTTAAGTAAAAGAAGTGATTTGCCAAATGTTTTCGCAGCCTCATAACCATTTTCAATCATCTGAACCATATGAGTACGGGGTTGTTCTTCCTTTGCTTTCCAAGATAGAATAGTCTGGATACCATCTTGAAAATTGACATGAAGCGGAATACAAAACCATTTAGAAACATTTCCTGCAAGAACACCAAACATGTACCCGAAGATGTATTCAGGTTTTGAGGAGTTTTCGGATTCCTGAAATAGTTTTTTAACTCCCGGCATATGTCTGCCTTCTTTTGCTT
The nucleotide sequence above comes from Anaerocolumna cellulosilytica. Encoded proteins:
- a CDS encoding transposase gives rise to the protein MLEYIDKIFNNFKSCFSRQSAFQWFVVIIVGFMIRSDKIGTTSVIRDLALSSKIYDTMNHFFRASSWSLESIKLKWFEVVNSSAPLYKEEGYTILIGDGVKQAKEGRHMPGVKKLFQESENSSKPEYIFGYMFGVLAGNVSKWFCIPLHVNFQDGIQTILSWKAKEEQPRTHMVQMIENGYEAAKTFGKSLLLLNRYFLSVPALVQLEQCNHSEDAIMHLISKAKKSCMAYQ